A stretch of DNA from Hoeflea ulvae:
TGGGGCTCCGCGCTCGAGAAGATCGCCGACGAATATCCCGACACCGATTTTGCCATCATCGACATGGTGGTGGACAAGCCCAATGTCCGTTCCGTGGTCTACAAGGAACAGGAAGGCTCCTACCTGGTCGGCGTGATGGCCGCCAAGGCCTCCGAGACCGGCACGGTGAGCTTCATCGGCGGCATGGACATTCCGCTGATCCGCAAGTTCTCCTGCGGCTACAAGGGCGGCGTGCTGGCCGCAAATCCCGAAGCCAAGGTGCTTGAAGCCATGACCGGCACCACGCCGGATGCCTGGAACGACCCGGTCAAGGGCGGCGAGATCACCAAGTCGCAGATCGACCAGGGCTCCGATGTGGTCTATGCGGCCGCCGGCGGTACCGGCATCGGTGTGCTCCAGACCGCCGCTGACGCCGGCAAGCTCGGCATCGGCGTCGATTCCAACCAGAACGGCCTGCAGCCCGGCAAGGTGCTGACCTCCATGGTCAAGCGCGTCGATGTTGCCGTCTACAACGCCTTCATGGATGCCAAGAACGACGCCTTCACCTATGGCTTCAGCTCGCTCGGCCTGGCCGAGGGCGGCGTTGATTACGCCATGGACGACAACAATGCACCGCTTGTCGACGAAGACATGAAGGCGGCTGTGGAAGCGGCCAAGGCCGACATCATTTCCGGCAAGGTCACCGTCCACGACTACATGTCCGACAACAACTGCCCTTACTGAGGCAGCAAGCGGCCTTCGGGCCGGACCGAGACTTCAGGCGGCCGGGCGACATCATGCCCGGCCGTTTTGTTGCGCGCGGCGCCGCAGGCGCGTTATAGAGCATGACACACAGGGACCTTTTCAGCATGGCCGAAATCCGCACCCACCAGGGCGACATTTCCGACGCCGCAATGGCGCTTTACACCGGCGACATCGCCATCGACACCGAGACGCTGGGGCTGGTGCCGCGCCGCGACCGGCTCTGCGTGGTGCAGCTCTCGCCCGGCGACGGCTCGGCCGACGTGGTCCAGATCGCCGGGGGCCAGGCGCATGCGCCCAATCTGGAGACGCTGCTTGCCGATCCGGCCCGGCGCAAGCTGTTCCATTACGGCCGCTTCGACATTGCCGTGCTGTTTCATGCCTTCGGCGTCACCGCGGCGCCGGTGTTCTGCACCAAGATCGCCTCGCGGCTGTGCCGCACCTATACCGACCGCCACGGCCTCAAGGACGTCACCCGCGAGCTTCTCGGCGTCGAGCTGTCCAAGCAGCAGCAATCCTCCGACTGGGCCGCAGAGACGCTGACCACGGCGCAGCTCGACTATGCGGCGTCCGATGTGCTGCATCTGCATGCGCTGACCGAGAAACTCACCGCCCGGCTGCTCCGCGACGGGCGCCAGGCCCATGCCGAGGCCTGTTTCGAATTCCTGCCCACCCGCGCCAAGCTGGATCTGCTCGGCTGGGAGGAGACGGATATCTTCGCCCACAGCTGAGCGGATTGGATGTCGGGGACAGCGACTGTCTTGGTTCAGGTTACGACATTTGTGTGTTTGTATCCCTCCATGGCTGGCCTGACTTGCACATCTGATTGAGGATGATGAGCATTTTCCGGATGACGGCGATGAGGACGACCTTGCCCGGTTTTCCCTTCTTCTTGAGCTTGTCGTGATATGCCTTCATGGCGGGATTGAACCGGATGGCGACAATGGCAGCCATGTAGAGCTGGCTTCTGAGCCATGACCTGCCGCCCTTGATCCTTCGAACGCCGCGCAGGGCGCCGCTGTCATGCGCCATTGGGGCCACCCCGACCAGAGCGGCAATCTGTCCGCGGTTGAGCTCGCCCAGTTCAGGCAGTTCGCCAACGAGGCTTGCGGCGACCTTCGGACCGATGCCCTTCATCGACTGCAGCAGGGTAAAGCGCTGCTTGAGTGTGTCATCCCGTGCGATTTCGGTTTGAATCTCTGTCATGACATCGTTCTGTTCGCGCCTGAGCCAGTTGATGTGCACCTGACAGCGTCGTTTGAGCCTTGCGTCGCTCATCGCCTGCATCCGGTTGGTCTCCATGACGATCATCTTGGCAAGCTGGCGGCGGCGGTCATTGAGCCCGGCAAGTGCGGAGTTCTTTTGCTGTGCCAACGACTTGACGCGCGGGTTGGCCTTCTGGCCGTGGAGTGCCAGCATGAAGGCGTCGATCTTGTCAGTCTTGGCGAGTAGCCCCAGACCCTGGGCGAAGCGGCGCGCCACCAGCGGATTGACGACGGCCACCGGCAGGCCGTTCTCGGCAAGCGCGATTGCCAAAGCCTGTTCGTATCCCCCGGTTGCCTCCAAAACGATGGCCCTGACCGGATACTTGCTGCTCAGCCTGACGATCTGCTCAAGCCCCTTGGGCGTGTTGGCGAAGCGGTCACGCAGGGGCGTCTGGTCGGTACCGTCACCGATGAGGCACAGGTCCAGCCAGGCTTTGGAGACGTCGATGCCGATCCATGCGGATGGCGTTTGAAATGAAGCAGTGTTTGGGTGTAACATTGAAGCGGCCCTTACTCATGGTTCGAGCTCGGGATGTCGGTCAAAACATGGCCCGGCTCATGCGACTGTTCGGGTTCAAAAGAGCAAGGCGGTGCGGCCTCGCTGTCCCCCGATCTGTCGGCAAAACCGCCGCCGATCCGTTTACATAGGGTCTGCACCGCCTCATTGCTCTGCGGCCATGCTACACCAAGGCCAGCAAACACAGAATGTCAGTCAGAAATCCCAATTGCTGCGACATGAGTTTACTTTTGGAAATGTGCCTGCTCCCGTGGGCGGTGCGAAATGTAAACTGTCCCCTCACGGCCTTTTCAATTTGCCGTCATACCAAAACGATTCCGCGCGAAAATTTTCGCCGGGGTGTGAAAGAATTCGGTCCGGAGGGCCGCACGCGGGCTTTGCCTCTGGAAATGGTAGTATTGGGTGGCGCAGCACGCGCGCGGCCCGAGCATCGCCGGATGATGTCCGCATCCGACAGGCGGTTCCTCGCATCCTCGGGGTTTTACGCCCGCCCGGATTGCTCCGGCCACAGCCTGGACCGGCCGCGGGAGATGGTTTTCGTGGTCCGACACGTCTTTCCGTCTCGGGAAATCCGCCACAGGCCCGTTCCGGTGCTGCAGTCTATCTCGCCCGAGGGCGGGATCTGCCGTGAGGCAGGATCTGCCCGAAGGCAGCATGACTGCAAGCCCAGCCCGGTGGCTGGCTTGGCCGGTTTTTATCAACCGGCTGCCAGCGGAGCCACGATGGTCACCGCCTCCTTCCGCGATCTGCCGCACGTTCCGGCACACCCCGAAAGGCCTTCCTCCCACCTGGTCCAGCACGTTCACGTTCCATCCGGCAGCGGGAGCACGCTGATGATGGCACGGGGCTGCGGGATGTGGAAAAAAGGTCGGAGAATATTGATGGGATGGACAGGGCGCTGTGCCAGATTGCCGTCATGCCGGACCCCGATCCGGCATCCAGCGGGCGAGCGTCCGCGAGCCGGTAAACTCCTGCGGCATCAAGGTTTTTGGCAAGACGCTCTCCCGCGTCCGCAGAAGCGGACGAAGCTGGATCCCGGCTCGGGGGCCGGGATGACGAAGCGAGAGAGCGGCGTTCGATCTTGCGGTTTTTCCCCGTCAATTCAGCAATTGCAGCGCCCGATCTCCCCCTGGTGGGGGAGATGTCGGTGAAACCGACAGAGGACGGTATGGTGCGTTTTATACCGACAGCGCAGTGTTCGCTGAGGCGCAGATTTTTGCGCGATGGTGCGGCGCGCAGCTCTCCCCCTCGGTGGGGAAAATACGAATTTCAGCATCTTGGCGCCGGCCAAGTGTCGGAAATTCCAAGAGAGGGCGCCGGTTTCAGTGCCCGAAATTGTCCCCTCACTTGCGATTTCTAGCACTTGGCTGAAGCCAAGGCGCTGAATTCGCTTTCTCTCCCACAAGGGTAGAGAAGGAACTTTTGGTTTTTGGCAAGACGCTCTCCCGCGTCCGCAGAAGCGGACGCAGCTGGATCCCGGCTCGGGGGCCGGGATGACGATTGAGAGGGAGCGGCGCTCAATCATAGCTCTTTTCCCCCGACAATTCGGTATTTGCACTGCGGCCAATCTCCCCCCTTGTGGGGGAGATGTCACCACAGGTGACAGAGGGGGGTAAGGTCTCGGTCAACACTGCGCTGTCGGCATAAAACGCAACATGCCCCCCTCTGCCCTGTCGGGCATCTCCCCCGCAAGGGGGAGATTGGGTGCTTTCGGCGAGGGCTTTAAACCGTCTATCCGGTCTATTCTGGAAACGCCCTATCCGGTTTGGGCAACACTTCCTCCTCTCCCGCACCAAGGGGGAGAGGAGGAAGCCGCGGCTGCCCACCCATCAAAAAACCCGCCGGATCGCTCCGGCGGGTTTCGTATTTCAACGTCAGATCCGGGAAGGATCAGTCGTCGTTGTTCTGCTTCTTCAGGGCTGCGCCCAGAATGTCGCCGAGCGAAGCGCCCGAGTCGGACGAGCCGAACTGTGCGACGGCCTGCTTCTCTTCGGCGATTTCCAGCGCCTTGATCGACAGACCGACCTTGCGGTCCTTCTTGGAGAAGTTGGTGACGCGGGCATCGACCGTCTGGCCGACCGAGAAACGCTCGGGGCGCTGCTCGTCACGGTCACGCGACAGATCCGAACGGCGGATGAACGAAGACAGGTCTTCGTGATCAACCAGAACCACTTCGAGACCACCATCGGTGATCGCTGTCACCTTGGCAGAGACGATGGCGTTCTTGCGCAGATCGCCCGAAGCGGCGGCGTCGCCGATCGAGTCCTTGCCAAGCTGCTTGATGCCCAGCGAGATGCGTTCCTTGTCGACATCGACGTCGAGCACGACGGCCTTGACCATGTCGCCCTTGTTGAACTCCTCGATGACCTGTTCGCCCGGACGGTTCCAGTCGAGATCGGAGAGGTGAACCATGCCGTCGACATCGCCGTCGAGGCCGATGAACAGGCCGAATTCGGTCTTGTTCTTGACTTCGCCTTCGACTTCGGTGCCTGCAGGATGGGTCTGCGCGAACACTTCCCGGGGATTCTCGAGCGTCTGCTTGAGGCCGAGCGAAATGCGGCGCTTGTTCGGGTCGACTTCGAGAACGACGACGTCAACTTCCTGCGTTGTCGACAGGATCTTGCCGGGATGCACGTTCTTCTTGGTCCAGGACATTTCCGAAACGTGGATCAGGCCTTCGATGCCCGGCTCCAGCTCGACGAATGCGCCGTAGTCGGTGATGTTGGTGACGGTACCGGTGATGCGCTTGCCGGCAGGGTACTTGACGCCGATACCATCCCACGGATCGCTTTCCAGCTGCTTCATGCCCAGCGAGATGCGGTGTGTGTCCTGGTTGATCCGGATGATCTGGACCTTGACGGTCTGGCCGATCGACAGGATCTCGGACGGATGGTTGACGCGGCGCCATGCCATGTCGGTGACGTGCAGCAGGCCGTCGATGCCGCCAAGATCAACGAACGCACCGTAATCGGTGATGTTCTTGACCATGCCTTCAACGGTCTGGCCTTCTTCGAGGTTCTGCACGATTTCCGAACGCTGTTCGGCACGGCTTTCCTCGAGAACGGTCCGGCGCGAGACAACGATGTTGCCGCGGCGCTTGTCCATCTTGAGGATTTCGAAAGGCTGCGTGATGTGCATCAGCGGAGTGACGTCGCGGATCGGACGGATGTCCACCTGGCTGCGTGGCAGGAAGGCCACGGCGCCGTCCAGATCGACGGTGAAGCCGCCCTTGACCTGGTTGAAGATGACACCTTCAACACGCTCCTGCGCATTGAATTTTTCTTCGAGACGGATCCAGCTTTCCTCGCGGCGAGCCTTTTCGCGCGACAGCATGGCTTCGCCCAGCGCGTTTTCGATGCGCTCGACATAGACTTCGACTTCGTCGCCGACCTTGAGCGTGCCGTCCTTCGACTTGGCGCCGAATTCCTTCAGCGGCACGCGGCCTTCGACCTTGAGACCGACGTCGATGATGGCGACGTCCTTCTCGATGGCAATGACGATGCCCTTGGCAACATAGCCTTCGGCAAGGTCCTGCGTGGCAAGCGATTCAGCAAACAGCGATGCGAATTCGTCTGTCATGGATTCAGTGTTAGGCATGAATTCTCCTGGCGACCGCGTAATCATGGTGCGGTCGGATGCGCCTGGTTGGTGTTGGTCGGACCGGCGATGCCTGTCTGCCCCTGACCTTGATGAAGGCGGGGCAAATACGGCGCGGGACAAGCTCGCTGGTGTCAGTTCAGCGTTCGAGCGCAGCATCCACGAGAATACGGGCGGCTTCGAACGCGGTTTCTATACTCATTTTGGTTGTATCTAGCAAGTGCGCATCCGCTGCCGGCCTGAGCGGCGAATCGGCGCGTTCGCTGTCGCGTGCATCGCGCTTGACGATGTCGGCCAGAATCCCCTCCAGATCCGAGCTTGCGCCGCTGGCCCGGATCTCGTCATGACGCCGCCTTGCGCGGACTTCCGGGCTGGCGGTGACATAGAACTTGATCAGCGCCTGCGGGCACACCACCGTGCCGATGTCGCGGCCATCGAGCACCGCGCCGGGCGCAGTGGCGGCAAAGGCCCGCTGGGCCTCGACCAGGGCGCGGCGCACCTTCGGCATCACCGCCACCTTCGAGGCGGCCTCGCCGATCTCGTGGGCGGACAGCACCGCGCGGTCGAGATGTCCCAGATCAAGCCCGAGGGCGACGTCGGCCGCCAGTTCCTCGTCATCAAGCGGCAGGCCGCGATCGAGCAGCGCCTTGGCCGTGGCCCGGTAGGTGAGCCCGGTGTCGAGATGATTGAGGCCGTAATGGCTTGCCAGTTGCCGCGACAAGGTGCCCTTGCCGGCGGCTGCCGGTCCATCCACCGCAATGACGGTCTGCGAAGTGTTTCTGGTCATCGGGAATGCCTCATCTGTCTGTCAGTCCGCCGTAATCGGCCACCATATCCGCCATCTCCGTGTCTCCGTCGGCCGTCAGCCCGGCGTGAACGCCGCGCCGGTCGGCCTCGGACCGGTTCTGGCTGACCTTCCATTTGCCGGTGAGTTGCGCGGGCGCAATCTCGATGCCGACAATGCCGCGCAACTGCGCCGCCACGAATTTTTCCGGCGCGTCCTCGACCTGCCATGGGGTCTGCCGGCGGGCCTCGTGGCGGCTGGTCAGGTCGCGCACCTGCCGGCCCAGCCAGTCGGCCGTCTCGTGCACGCTGGCCCGGCCGCGGGCCTGGACCATGGCATAGTTCCAGGTCGGCACCACCTTGCCATGCTCGGCCTTGGAGACATACCAGGAGGGTGTCACATAGCTGTCGAAGCCCTGAAACACCACCAGCACCTCGGCGCCCTCGCCGATATGGCGCCATTGCTCATTGGCTTTCGAAAGATGGGCGCGCAGCGTGGTGACGCCATCGGTGACGGAGACCAGGAACGGCACCGGATTGGCCAGCACGCCCGACGGCGAGGTCAAGATCAGCAGGCCGAGCGGATGCGCGGTGATCAGCGCCCGCAACACGGTCTCGTCGGTCTCGGCAAAATTCGGCGGCAGATACATGGCGCCTAGTCCTTGATTGCAGATGGCATGCGCGGGCTCATTTGCGCTTTATTCCGATGGTGACATTCTCGAGATGGCGATAGGGCTCGCGGGCAAACAGGGTGTCGTCGTCAAGCCAGGCCAGCAGCATGTCGAAGGCGTCGACGCCCCAGAACACCTCGTGCCCCGTGGCCGTGGCGCAGGCAAAGCTCGGCACGCCGAAGACGCCGCGGGCGATCGCCTGCTCGGTATTGGCCCTCAATGCGGCCTTGGCGGCGTCGTCAGTGGCGAGCGCCAGCGGCAGCCCGAGTTCTGCGGCGAAAGCGGCAAGCTCATCCTCGGTGTCGGGCGCCCGTCCCTGGCCGAAGACAAAGCCGAAGCCGCGCCGGACCGTGTCGAGATCGGCGTCGGAGCCCGCCAGCAGCCGCAGCGCATTGAGCGGATTGAACGGATGGCGCGGCGGAAAACGGATGTCGACGCCATGCTGCTTTCCCAGAAACACCGACTGGCGGTAGGTGTGCAGCCGCTTGGCCGAAATTTCCGCCGGTCCGCGCTGGCCCCAGTGATTGAGGATCGCCCCGAGCAGCACCGGCACCGGCCGCACCGTCACACCGGCCGGCAATTCACCAAGCCGCGCCAGCGCCACATGGGCGAAAGGCGAGATCAGGTCGTAGCAGAAGTCGATGTTGCGGGCGGTCATGGCTGGCTTATCTCCGCGCCCAGGCCGGTCATCCGGGCGATGAAATCGGGATCATGGGCGGCGAGGGCCGCGGCATCGTCAATCGTGACAGCATGCTCGCTGGCAAACCCCATGACAAGAAAGCTCATGGCGAGGCGCGGATCGGGACCGGTGGCGACGACCGCGCCGCCGGCCTGGGCGCCCAGGCCGCGGCCGCCGGGCCGACCGCGCAGCGACAGCCCTCCGGGCCCCTCGCTGCAGTCGACCCCGGTGAGTGCGAGGCCGCGGGCAAGAGCAGAGAGCCGGTCGCGCTGCTCCGGCGGCAGGTTTGCGGGGACGGGCATCCGGGTTTCACCTTCGGCAAAGCTCGCGGCGATCGCCAGCGCCGGATAGTCCGCGATCATCGCCGCCGCATGCTCGGCCGGCACGGAGGTGGCGGTGAGCGCCGAGGCGCGGACGCGCAGATCGGCCACCGGCTCGCCGACGGACTGGCGCGGGTCGAGGATCTCGATATCGGCGCCCATGTCCTGCAGCGTCCGGATCAAGACGTTAAGGGCCGGGGTCATCAGCACCGTGTCGATGGTGATATCGGAGCCCGGCACGATCAGCGCCGCCACCAGCGCAAATACGGCCAGCGAGGGATCGCCGGGCACATTGATGATCTGGCCGGCCAATGCGCAGCGACCTTCAAGCCGGGTGATGCGGGCGCCATCGGCGCCGGTTTCGACCGCCAGGCTGGCGCCGAAGCAGGTCAGCATGGTCTCGAGGTGATCCTGGCCCGGGCTC
This window harbors:
- a CDS encoding 3-phosphoshikimate 1-carboxyvinyltransferase translates to MGHAAASIRPARAASSPALSGRIRPAGDTSISHLCLILGGLASGETRITGLIENDDVLATAAAMQALGAGMRRRNGEWIIQGVGNGCLLAPDAPLDFGPAGSGCWPVMGLVGSYDFDTGFAGAAPLSQRPMDRLLAPLRQIGTQIRCATGARLPLTLRGPRAPAPISHAVPGGDTGVKTAVLLAGLNIPGITSVTEASPGQDHLETMLTCFGASLAVETGADGARITRLEGRCALAGQIINVPGDPSLAVFALVAALIVPGSDITIDTVLMTPALNVLIRTLQDMGADIEILDPRQSVGEPVADLRVRASALTATSVPAEHAAAMIADYPALAIAASFAEGETRMPVPANLPPEQRDRLSALARGLALTGVDCSEGPGGLSLRGRPGGRGLGAQAGGAVVATGPDPRLAMSFLVMGFASEHAVTIDDAAALAAHDPDFIARMTGLGAEISQP
- the cmk gene encoding (d)CMP kinase, with the translated sequence MTRNTSQTVIAVDGPAAAGKGTLSRQLASHYGLNHLDTGLTYRATAKALLDRGLPLDDEELAADVALGLDLGHLDRAVLSAHEIGEAASKVAVMPKVRRALVEAQRAFAATAPGAVLDGRDIGTVVCPQALIKFYVTASPEVRARRRHDEIRASGASSDLEGILADIVKRDARDSERADSPLRPAADAHLLDTTKMSIETAFEAARILVDAALER
- a CDS encoding BMP family lipoprotein encodes the protein MKRTLLSFLAMAAMSATAMAADIKPAIIYDLGGKFDKSFNEAAYGGAEKFKTETGIDYRDFEIANDAQREQALRRFAKDGNNPIVMAGFSWGSALEKIADEYPDTDFAIIDMVVDKPNVRSVVYKEQEGSYLVGVMAAKASETGTVSFIGGMDIPLIRKFSCGYKGGVLAANPEAKVLEAMTGTTPDAWNDPVKGGEITKSQIDQGSDVVYAAAGGTGIGVLQTAADAGKLGIGVDSNQNGLQPGKVLTSMVKRVDVAVYNAFMDAKNDAFTYGFSSLGLAEGGVDYAMDDNNAPLVDEDMKAAVEAAKADIISGKVTVHDYMSDNNCPY
- a CDS encoding ribonuclease D; protein product: MAEIRTHQGDISDAAMALYTGDIAIDTETLGLVPRRDRLCVVQLSPGDGSADVVQIAGGQAHAPNLETLLADPARRKLFHYGRFDIAVLFHAFGVTAAPVFCTKIASRLCRTYTDRHGLKDVTRELLGVELSKQQQSSDWAAETLTTAQLDYAASDVLHLHALTEKLTARLLRDGRQAHAEACFEFLPTRAKLDLLGWEETDIFAHS
- a CDS encoding 2-hydroxychromene-2-carboxylate isomerase, with the translated sequence MTARNIDFCYDLISPFAHVALARLGELPAGVTVRPVPVLLGAILNHWGQRGPAEISAKRLHTYRQSVFLGKQHGVDIRFPPRHPFNPLNALRLLAGSDADLDTVRRGFGFVFGQGRAPDTEDELAAFAAELGLPLALATDDAAKAALRANTEQAIARGVFGVPSFACATATGHEVFWGVDAFDMLLAWLDDDTLFAREPYRHLENVTIGIKRK
- a CDS encoding IS110 family transposase; translated protein: MLHPNTASFQTPSAWIGIDVSKAWLDLCLIGDGTDQTPLRDRFANTPKGLEQIVRLSSKYPVRAIVLEATGGYEQALAIALAENGLPVAVVNPLVARRFAQGLGLLAKTDKIDAFMLALHGQKANPRVKSLAQQKNSALAGLNDRRRQLAKMIVMETNRMQAMSDARLKRRCQVHINWLRREQNDVMTEIQTEIARDDTLKQRFTLLQSMKGIGPKVAASLVGELPELGELNRGQIAALVGVAPMAHDSGALRGVRRIKGGRSWLRSQLYMAAIVAIRFNPAMKAYHDKLKKKGKPGKVVLIAVIRKMLIILNQMCKSGQPWRDTNTQMS
- the rpsA gene encoding 30S ribosomal protein S1 → MPNTESMTDEFASLFAESLATQDLAEGYVAKGIVIAIEKDVAIIDVGLKVEGRVPLKEFGAKSKDGTLKVGDEVEVYVERIENALGEAMLSREKARREESWIRLEEKFNAQERVEGVIFNQVKGGFTVDLDGAVAFLPRSQVDIRPIRDVTPLMHITQPFEILKMDKRRGNIVVSRRTVLEESRAEQRSEIVQNLEEGQTVEGMVKNITDYGAFVDLGGIDGLLHVTDMAWRRVNHPSEILSIGQTVKVQIIRINQDTHRISLGMKQLESDPWDGIGVKYPAGKRITGTVTNITDYGAFVELEPGIEGLIHVSEMSWTKKNVHPGKILSTTQEVDVVVLEVDPNKRRISLGLKQTLENPREVFAQTHPAGTEVEGEVKNKTEFGLFIGLDGDVDGMVHLSDLDWNRPGEQVIEEFNKGDMVKAVVLDVDVDKERISLGIKQLGKDSIGDAAASGDLRKNAIVSAKVTAITDGGLEVVLVDHEDLSSFIRRSDLSRDRDEQRPERFSVGQTVDARVTNFSKKDRKVGLSIKALEIAEEKQAVAQFGSSDSGASLGDILGAALKKQNNDD
- a CDS encoding FMN-binding negative transcriptional regulator encodes the protein MYLPPNFAETDETVLRALITAHPLGLLILTSPSGVLANPVPFLVSVTDGVTTLRAHLSKANEQWRHIGEGAEVLVVFQGFDSYVTPSWYVSKAEHGKVVPTWNYAMVQARGRASVHETADWLGRQVRDLTSRHEARRQTPWQVEDAPEKFVAAQLRGIVGIEIAPAQLTGKWKVSQNRSEADRRGVHAGLTADGDTEMADMVADYGGLTDR